Proteins encoded together in one Musa acuminata AAA Group cultivar baxijiao chromosome BXJ3-6, Cavendish_Baxijiao_AAA, whole genome shotgun sequence window:
- the LOC103989032 gene encoding guanylate kinase 1 isoform X1: MGEEAPEHLLNSLDGHLPVACDSESKDYQTSTIVDDKTYVVEGSEDGGKSWINVKIFDNLTRSWLIPTVLGMKPVQLKGHSTLLLNNGRILIVKKDYPLDDCIWFLEVDTPFVKEQKKLLGTEVVAWSKGVIGSAPKPIVISGPSGVGKGTLINKLMKEFPSKYGFSVSHTTRAPREKELDGVHYHFTERSLMEKDIRDGKFLEFASVHGNLYGTSIEAVEAVTDSGKRCILDIDVQGARSVRASSLDAIFIFICPPSFEELEERLRARATETEEQVQKRLRNARAELDEGRSPGLFDHILVNDDLETCYETLKKLLASDENANTLNQPTTKNLKVHVSHMESRADQKILLHCGTNGTGVKVPSLFMLDISSLKGGAPGRTRGLNVYTVESLRDGVNRIKQL; encoded by the exons CTGTTGCTTGTGATTCTGAATCGAAAGACTATCAGACGTCTACCATTGTTGATGATAAGACA TATGTAGTTGAAGGATCTGAGGATGGAGGCAAGTCAtggataaatgtcaaaatttttgataatttgACAAGATCATG GTTGATTCCTACTGTCCTGGGTATGAAACCTGTTCAACTGAAAGGTCACTCGACTCTTCTTCTGAACAATGGACGGATATTGATTGTAAAGAAGGATTATCCATTGGATGATTGCATCTGGTTTCTTGAG GTGGATACCCCTTTTGTTAAAGAGCAAAAGAAATTACTTGGAACAGAAGTAGTTGCCTGGAGTAAGGGTGTTATTGGCAGTGCCCCAAAACCAATTGTAATCAGTGGACCTTCTGGGGTTGGCAAAGGCACCTTGATAAACAAACTTATGAAGGAATTTCCATCAAAATATGGGTTTTCTGTTAGTCACACAACTCGAGCACCAAGAGAGAAGGAATTGGATGGAGTTCATTATCACTTCACCGAGCGAAGCCTTATGGAGAAAGATATAAGAGATGGGAAATTTCTTGAATTTGCATCAGTTCATGGAAATCTTTATGGTACAAGTATTGAAGCAGTTGAGGCAGTTACAGACTCTGGGAAG AGATGCATTCTGGACATTGATGTTCAAGGAGCTAGATCAGTGAGGGCAAGTTCTCTTGATGCTATATTTATCTTTATCTGTCCTCCATCATTTGAGGAGCTGGAGGAGCGTCTACGTGCACG TGCTACTGAGACTGAGGAACAGGTTCAGAAGAGACTAAGAAATGCCAGAGCAgagcttgatgaaggaagatctcCTGGTCTTTTCGATCATATTTTGGTGAACGATGACTTAGAAACATGCTATGAGACTCTTAAG AAATTACTTGCTTCTGATGAAAACGCTAATACCCTAAATCAACCAA CTACAAAGAACTTGAAAGTTCATGTGTCTCACATGGAATCTAGGGCAGATCAAAAAATCCTTTTACACTGTGGCACTAATGGCACTGGTGTGAAAGTACCTAGTTT GTTTATGCTTGACATATCATCACTTAAAGGAGGTGCTCCTGGCCGAACAAGAGGACTCAATGTATATACAGTTGAGTCATTACGTGATGGTGTTAACAGGATCAAACAACTCTGA
- the LOC135641192 gene encoding sulfite reductase [ferredoxin], chloroplastic-like, protein MAAAAAGGVGVGADQGVQIHRFRGLRSSGLIPFGRSSWSLAVASSSSSSSVVTAVSTPIRPDTSEVKRSKVELFKEKSNFLRYPLNEELTSEAPNINEAATQLIKFHGSYQQTNRDERGVKSYQFMLRTKNPCGKVPNRLYLVMDDLADDFGTGTLRLTTRQTFQLHGILKKNLKTVMSTIIKNMGSTLGACGDLNRNVLAPAAPYTKKEYVFAQETAENIAALLTPQAGAYYDLWIDGEKIMSAEPPEVVEARNDNSHGTNFPDSPEPIYGTQFLPRKFKIAVTVPIDNSVDILTNDIGVVVVSDIDGEPQGFNIYVGGGMGRTHRVETTLPRLGEPLGYVPKEDILYAIKAIVVTQRENGRRDDRRYSRMKYLIGEWGIDKFRTVVEQYYGKKFEPFRELPEWEFKSYLGWHEQGNGALFCGVHIDSGRIGGNMKKTLREIIEKYNLNVRITPNQNLILCDIHHSWEEPITAALAQAGLLQPTEIDPLNLTAMACPALPLCPLAITEAERGIPQILKRIRAVFNKVGIENNESVVIRVTGCPNGCARPYMAELGLVGDGPNSYQVWLGGTPNQTSLAKCFTNKVKVQNLEKVLEPLFYGWKSKRLQGESFGSFTTRIGFDKLQELVEKWEGPLETA, encoded by the exons ATGGCGGCTGCAGCGGCGGGCGGGGTTGGAGTTGGGGCGGATCAGGGGGTGCAGATCCACAGGTTTCGCGGGCTGAGGTCGTCGGGGTTGATTCCATTTGGGCGATCTTCTTGGAGCTTAGCGGTGGCGTCCTCATCGAGCTCTTCTTCGGTTGTCACGGCTGTTTCCACC CCTATAAGGCCAGATACTTCTGAGGTAAAGCGAAGCAAGGTTGAATTGTTCAAGGAGAAAAGCAATTTCCTTAGATATCCTCTAAATGAGGAGTTAACTTCAGAAGCTCCAAACATAAATGAGGCTGCCACCCAACTGATCAAATTTCATGGAAGTTATCAACAAACTAACAGAGATGAACGTGGTGTCAAGTCTTACCAGTTTATGCTTCGTACAAAGAATCCGTGTGGGAAAGTACCGAACAGGCTCTACTTGGTTATGGATGATCTTGCAGATGATTTTGGCACAGGCACTCTCCGCTTGACCACTAGACAAACATTTCAACTGCACGGTATCCTGAAGAAGAACCTCAAAACTGTAATGAGCACTATTATTAAAAACATGGGCTCAACTCTTGGTGCATGTGGTGATCTGAACAGAAATGTATTAGCTCCTGCAGCACCATATACCAAAAAAGAATATGTCTTTGCTCAGGAAACTGCAGAGAATATTGCTGCACTCTTGACACCACAGGCTGGCGCATATTATGATCTATGGATAGATGGGGAAAAGATCATGTCAGCAGAGCCCCCTGAAGTAGTCGAAGCTCGTAATGACAACTCACATGGGACTAATTTCCCTGATTCTCCAGAGCCCATCTATGGCACTCAATTCTTGCCTAGAAAGTTCAAGATTGCAGTGACTGTGCCTATTGACAACTCTGTGGATATCCTGACAAATGATATTGGTGTCGTCGTAGTTTCTGATATTGATGGAGAACCTCAAGGCTTCAATATTTAT GTAGGAGGAGGCATGGGAAGAACACACAGGGTGGAGACCACATTACCTCGTCTGGGAGAGCCTTTAGGTTATGTACCAAAAGAAgacatcttgtatgctataaaagctATTGTTGTTACACAAAGAGAAAATGGGAGGAGAGATGACCGCAGGTATAGTAGAATGAAGTATTTGATTGGTGAATGGGGGATTGACAAATTCCGCACAGTCGTCGAGCAGTATTATGGAAAGAAGTTCGAGCCATTCAGAGAATTACCAGAGTGGGAATTCAAGAGTTACCTTGGATGGCATGAACAG GGTAATGGTGCATTGTTCTGTGGAGTACACATTGATAGCGGGCGTATAGGTGGGAATATGAAGAAAACACTAAGAGAAATAATTGAGAAGTATAACTTGAATGTGCGGATTACACCTAACCAGAATTTGATCTTGTGCGACATTCATCACTCATGGGAAGAACCTATCACCGCAGCACTTGCCCAAGCTGGTCTACTG CAACCTACGGAAATTGATCCTCTTAATTTAACTGCAATGGCATGTCCTGCACTGCCACTTTGTCCACTAGCAATAACAGAAGCTGAGAGGGGGATACCACAAATTCTTAAAAGGATTCGAGCTGTATTCAATAAG GTAGGCATAGAGAACAATGAGTCAGTTGTGATAAGGGTAACAGGCTGTCCCAATGGGTGTGCAAGACCCTACATGGCCGAGCTAGGACTGGTTGGTGATGGTCCCAACAGCTACCAG GTCTGGCTTGGTGGGACACCTAATCAGACTTCATTAGCAAAATGCTTTACGAACAAGGTGAAGGTCCAAAACCTAGAGAAGGTTTTGGAGCCATTGTTTTACGGCTGGAAGAGCAAGCGCCTGCAGGGTGAATCATTTGGCAGCTTCACGACTCGGATA GGTTTTGATAAATTGCAAGAGCTGGTAGAGAAGTGGGAGGGTCCATTGGAGACAGCATAG
- the LOC103989030 gene encoding uncharacterized protein LOC103989030 — protein MAAITSDQRPSILSRVERLDLMLGYLEELRSSRGGAERSPGTSTTSGGGAVTTSDGGNSSVDSSPKSLDHRRCRPIGDVVVETQVKGNLIDRVEHLEIRLLKLEEEIELEKKKSEEEKRTRRNGERRTRGRGLRRLITSCVKGDLETKE, from the exons ATGGCTGCTATAACGAGCGATCAACGGCCGAGTATTCTTTCCCGTGTGGAGCGTTTAGATCTGATGCTCGGTTACTTGGAGGAGCTGCGGAGCAGCCGTGGCGGCGCGGAGAGGAGCCCCGGCACGTCCACCACCAGCGGCGGCGGGGCGGTAACCACCAGCGACGGCGGCAACTCCTCCGTCGACTCGTCCCCGAAGAGCCTCGACCACAGGCGGTGCAGGCCGATCGGAGACGTCGTGGTCGAGACGCAGGTCAAAGGCAACCTCATCGACCGCGTCGAACACCTCGAGATCCGGCTGCTCAAG TTGGAGGAAGAGATAGagctggagaagaagaagagtgaggaggagaagaggactaGAAGGAACGGCGAGAGGAGAACGCGTGGGAGAGGGTTGAGGCGGCTGATAACGTCCTGCGTGAAAGGAGATCTTGAGACAAAGGAATAG
- the LOC103989032 gene encoding guanylate kinase 1 isoform X2, with amino-acid sequence MKPVQLKGHSTLLLNNGRILIVKKDYPLDDCIWFLEVDTPFVKEQKKLLGTEVVAWSKGVIGSAPKPIVISGPSGVGKGTLINKLMKEFPSKYGFSVSHTTRAPREKELDGVHYHFTERSLMEKDIRDGKFLEFASVHGNLYGTSIEAVEAVTDSGKRCILDIDVQGARSVRASSLDAIFIFICPPSFEELEERLRARATETEEQVQKRLRNARAELDEGRSPGLFDHILVNDDLETCYETLKKLLASDENANTLNQPTTKNLKVHVSHMESRADQKILLHCGTNGTGVKVPSLFMLDISSLKGGAPGRTRGLNVYTVESLRDGVNRIKQL; translated from the exons ATGAAACCTGTTCAACTGAAAGGTCACTCGACTCTTCTTCTGAACAATGGACGGATATTGATTGTAAAGAAGGATTATCCATTGGATGATTGCATCTGGTTTCTTGAG GTGGATACCCCTTTTGTTAAAGAGCAAAAGAAATTACTTGGAACAGAAGTAGTTGCCTGGAGTAAGGGTGTTATTGGCAGTGCCCCAAAACCAATTGTAATCAGTGGACCTTCTGGGGTTGGCAAAGGCACCTTGATAAACAAACTTATGAAGGAATTTCCATCAAAATATGGGTTTTCTGTTAGTCACACAACTCGAGCACCAAGAGAGAAGGAATTGGATGGAGTTCATTATCACTTCACCGAGCGAAGCCTTATGGAGAAAGATATAAGAGATGGGAAATTTCTTGAATTTGCATCAGTTCATGGAAATCTTTATGGTACAAGTATTGAAGCAGTTGAGGCAGTTACAGACTCTGGGAAG AGATGCATTCTGGACATTGATGTTCAAGGAGCTAGATCAGTGAGGGCAAGTTCTCTTGATGCTATATTTATCTTTATCTGTCCTCCATCATTTGAGGAGCTGGAGGAGCGTCTACGTGCACG TGCTACTGAGACTGAGGAACAGGTTCAGAAGAGACTAAGAAATGCCAGAGCAgagcttgatgaaggaagatctcCTGGTCTTTTCGATCATATTTTGGTGAACGATGACTTAGAAACATGCTATGAGACTCTTAAG AAATTACTTGCTTCTGATGAAAACGCTAATACCCTAAATCAACCAA CTACAAAGAACTTGAAAGTTCATGTGTCTCACATGGAATCTAGGGCAGATCAAAAAATCCTTTTACACTGTGGCACTAATGGCACTGGTGTGAAAGTACCTAGTTT GTTTATGCTTGACATATCATCACTTAAAGGAGGTGCTCCTGGCCGAACAAGAGGACTCAATGTATATACAGTTGAGTCATTACGTGATGGTGTTAACAGGATCAAACAACTCTGA